Proteins found in one Populus alba chromosome 14, ASM523922v2, whole genome shotgun sequence genomic segment:
- the LOC118041402 gene encoding LOW QUALITY PROTEIN: uncharacterized protein (The sequence of the model RefSeq protein was modified relative to this genomic sequence to represent the inferred CDS: inserted 2 bases in 1 codon), with amino-acid sequence MLKLLNKRLRRLYSRFRRRIGSGSRRKVVIKKFEKSNSNSQKDIKVETTINGSAAVHPNGQLGEEKPIKLATFNAALFSMAPAVPKTENPSSVDYGGEEFADTRRPVNSNKLRAKSANDRPKSILKQSPLHTNSIDGSENLFKQQKFAKSKLRVSINLPDNEISLLRNRQLSFREDEKEDASSVNISRVLRGKAPMRPQSVSLARNMGNGGIDGESYRSSRTVLQVLKELDADILALQDVKAEEEKAMKPLSDLAAALGMNYVFAESWAPEYGNAILSKWPIKRWKVQKIFDDTDFRNVLKATIDVPQAGEVNFHCTHLDHLDENWRMKQIDAIIQSSDAPHILAGGLNSLDETDYSEERWTDIVKYYEEMGKPTPKVEVMSFMKSKHYTDAKDFAGECESVVILAKGQNVQGTXQYGTRVDYILASPNSPYNFVPGSYSVFSSKGTSDHHIVKVDIVKARCSSQEQVARKKRQPKQKVVKITNSSPTKGLWKTHT; translated from the exons ATGCTCAAACTCCTCAACAAGAGGCTCAGGCGCCTTTATTCTCGTTTCCGGCGGCGTATTGGCAGTGGTTCCAGGCGCAAGGTTGTcataaagaaatttgaaaaatcaaactcCAATTCACAAAAGGACATCAAAGTCGAGACCACCATTAATGGGTCTGCTGCTGTCCATCCAAATGGTCAATTGGGTGAGGAGAAGCCAATCAAGTTAGCAACTTTTAATGCTGCCCTGTTTTCAATGGCACCTGCTGTGCCTAAAACAGAGAATCCTTCGAGTGTTGACTATGGAGGTGAAGAGTTTGCAGACACAAGAAGACCCGTAAATAGTAATAAGCTACGCGCAAAGTCTGCAAATGATCGGCCGAAGAGTATTCTGAAGCAGTCTCCCCTGCATACAAACTCCATCGATGGTAGTGAGAATCTCTTTAAGCAACAAAAGTTTGCTAAATCAAAGTTAAGGGTATCGATCAATTTGCCTGATAATGAGATTTCATTATTGAGAAATAGGCAACTGAGTTTCAGAGAAGACGAAAAGGAGGATGCTTCAAGTGTTAATATAAGTAGAGTTCTGAGGGGAAAGGCTCCTATGAGGCCACAAAGCGTGAGCTTGGCAAGAAATATGGGAAATGGTGGGATCGATGGAGAGAGTTATAGGAGTTCAAGGACAGTGCTTCAAGTGCTGAAAGAGCTGGATGCAGATATTCTGGCTTTGCAAGATGTGAAAGCAGAGGAGGAGAAAGCAATGAAGCCTCTTTCTGATTTGGCTGCTGCTTTGGGGATGAATTATGTTTTTGCTGAGAGCTGGGCTCCTGAGTATGGAAATGCTATCCTCTCAAAGTGGCCGATCAAGAGATGGAAAGTGCAAAAGATCTTTGATGATACTGATTTCAG GAATGTTCTTAAGGCCACCATTGACGTGCCACAGGCAGGAGAGGTCAACTTCCACTGCACCCACCTTGATCATCTCGATGAGAACTGGCGGATGAAGCAAATAGATGCCATAATACAGTCAAGTGATGCTCCTCATATCTTAGCTGGAGGTCTTAATTCCCTCGACGAGACAGATTACTCTGAAGAGAGGTGGACAGACATTGTAAAG TACTATGAGGAGATGGGAAAGCCAACACCAAAAGTTGAAGTAATGAGTTTCATGAAGAGTAAACATTACACTGATGCTAAGGACTTTGCAGGAGAATGTGAATCAGTTGTCATTCTAGCTAAAGGCCAAA ATGTGCAGGGGAC GCAGTATGGGACTCGAGTAGATTACATACTGGCGTCTCCAAATTCCCCCTACAACTTTGTTCCAGGGTCATACTCGGTGTTTTCTTCTAAAGGGACTTCTGATCATCATATTGTGAAAGTTGATATCGTAAAAGCAAGATGCAGCAGTCAAGAACAAGTCGCTAGAAAGAAACGGCAACCTAAACAGAAAGTTGTAAAGATAACCAACAGTTCTCCTACAAAAGGTTTATGGAAAACACACACATGA
- the LOC118041404 gene encoding sugar transporter ERD6-like 7 isoform X1, translating into MENDHDGALEDAREPLMLQNSSCEEGSGSQCSSNNTGVAWMVYLSTFVAVAGSFEVGSCSGYSSPTQKAIREDLSLSIAEYSLFGSILTVGAMIGAITSGPIADYIGRKGAMRFSSTFCAAGWLAIYFAKGALALDIGRLATGYGMGALSFVVPVFIAEIAPTNLRGTLTTVTQLMVATGVSVAFIIGTVLRWRVLALTGLIPCLILHVGLFLIPESPRWLAKRGREKEFETTLQKLRGRAADISYEAIEIKDYIETLERLPKAKLLDLFQRRNLHSVLIGVGLMVLQQFGGINAVCFYASSIFEVAGFSPSVGTIIYAILQVVFVVLNTTIIDKVGRKPLLLVSASGLVIACLITGLSFYLKVHELALKSAPMLAVTGILLYIGTFSAGMGPIPWVIMSEIFPLNIKGVAGSLATLVNWFCAWAVSFTFNFLMSWSSYGTFILYAAINAMTIAFVALLVPETKGRTLEQIQAAIR; encoded by the exons AAGAAGGATCTGGTTCTCAGTGTAGCAGCAACAATACTGGTGTTGCTTGGATGGTTTACCTCAGCACATTTGTTGCCGTTGCTGGTTCTTTTGAAGTTGGATCCTGT TCTGGCTATTCATCACCAACTCAAAAGGCTATCAGGGAAGATCTGTCTTTGTCTATAGCAGAG TATTCCTTGTTTGGTTCCATATTGACAGTTGGTGCAATGATCGGTGCAATCACAAGCGGGCCAATTGCTGATTATATTGGTCGAAAAGGG GCGATGAGATTTTCTAGCACCTTCTGTGCTGCAGGATGGCTTGCCATTTACTTTGCTAAG GGCGCTCTGGCATTGGACATTGGGAGATTGGCAACTGGATATGGAATGGGAGCGTTGTCCTTCGTG GTACCTGTTTTTATAGCTGAAATTGCACCCACAAACCTTAGAGGAACATTAACAACTGTGACTCAG CTTATGGTTGCTACTGGAGTGTCTGTTGCATTCATAATAGGGACAGTACTGAGATGGAGGGTTTTGGCTTTGACTG GACTTATCCCTTGTCTAATTCTGCATGTTGGCCTATTTCTCATTCCAGAGTCTCCCAGATGGCtg GCAAAGAGGGGGCGTGAAAAAGAGTTTGAAACCACATTACAGAAACTTCGTGGCAGGGCAGCTGATATATCTTACGAGGCAATTGAAATCAAG GATTATATAGAAACTCTGGAACGCCTCCCAAAAGCCAAACTGCTAGACCTATTCCAAAGAAGAAACCTGCACTCAGTCCTT ATAGGAGTTGGATTGATGGTTTTGCAACAATTTGGAGGAATCAATGCGGTTTGCTTTTATGCCAGCTCTATCTTTGAAGTAGCAG GATTTTCTCCGTCTGTTGGAACCATAATCTATGCCATCCTTCAG GTTGTGTTTGTTGTCCTAAACACAACCATTATAGATAAAGTTGGAAGAAAGCCTCTTTTACTG GTTTCTGCATCAGGACTGGTCATCGCCTGCCTAATAACAGGGCTTTCATTCTATCTGAAG GTTCATGAATTAGCACTCAAGTCAGCTCCCATGCTCGCTGTAACTGGCATATTG CTATATATAGGAACATTTTCGGCAGGAATGGGTCCAATTCCTTGGGTTATAATGTCAGAG ATATTTCCTTTGAATATCAAAGGAGTTGCTGGAAGCCTAGCAACACTAGTGAACTGGTTCTGTGCATGGGCAGTTTCCTTCACCTTCAACTTCCTCATGTCCTGGAGCTCCTATg GTACATTTATTCTTTATGCTGCGATCAATGCGATGACCATAGCGTTTGTGGCATTGCTGGTGCcagaaacaaaaggaagaacCCTGGAACAAATTCAAGCAGCCATACGTTGA
- the LOC118041404 gene encoding sugar transporter ERD6-like 7 isoform X2: MIGAITSGPIADYIGRKGAMRFSSTFCAAGWLAIYFAKGALALDIGRLATGYGMGALSFVVPVFIAEIAPTNLRGTLTTVTQLMVATGVSVAFIIGTVLRWRVLALTGLIPCLILHVGLFLIPESPRWLAKRGREKEFETTLQKLRGRAADISYEAIEIKDYIETLERLPKAKLLDLFQRRNLHSVLIGVGLMVLQQFGGINAVCFYASSIFEVAGFSPSVGTIIYAILQVVFVVLNTTIIDKVGRKPLLLVSASGLVIACLITGLSFYLKVHELALKSAPMLAVTGILLYIGTFSAGMGPIPWVIMSEIFPLNIKGVAGSLATLVNWFCAWAVSFTFNFLMSWSSYGTFILYAAINAMTIAFVALLVPETKGRTLEQIQAAIR, encoded by the exons ATGATCGGTGCAATCACAAGCGGGCCAATTGCTGATTATATTGGTCGAAAAGGG GCGATGAGATTTTCTAGCACCTTCTGTGCTGCAGGATGGCTTGCCATTTACTTTGCTAAG GGCGCTCTGGCATTGGACATTGGGAGATTGGCAACTGGATATGGAATGGGAGCGTTGTCCTTCGTG GTACCTGTTTTTATAGCTGAAATTGCACCCACAAACCTTAGAGGAACATTAACAACTGTGACTCAG CTTATGGTTGCTACTGGAGTGTCTGTTGCATTCATAATAGGGACAGTACTGAGATGGAGGGTTTTGGCTTTGACTG GACTTATCCCTTGTCTAATTCTGCATGTTGGCCTATTTCTCATTCCAGAGTCTCCCAGATGGCtg GCAAAGAGGGGGCGTGAAAAAGAGTTTGAAACCACATTACAGAAACTTCGTGGCAGGGCAGCTGATATATCTTACGAGGCAATTGAAATCAAG GATTATATAGAAACTCTGGAACGCCTCCCAAAAGCCAAACTGCTAGACCTATTCCAAAGAAGAAACCTGCACTCAGTCCTT ATAGGAGTTGGATTGATGGTTTTGCAACAATTTGGAGGAATCAATGCGGTTTGCTTTTATGCCAGCTCTATCTTTGAAGTAGCAG GATTTTCTCCGTCTGTTGGAACCATAATCTATGCCATCCTTCAG GTTGTGTTTGTTGTCCTAAACACAACCATTATAGATAAAGTTGGAAGAAAGCCTCTTTTACTG GTTTCTGCATCAGGACTGGTCATCGCCTGCCTAATAACAGGGCTTTCATTCTATCTGAAG GTTCATGAATTAGCACTCAAGTCAGCTCCCATGCTCGCTGTAACTGGCATATTG CTATATATAGGAACATTTTCGGCAGGAATGGGTCCAATTCCTTGGGTTATAATGTCAGAG ATATTTCCTTTGAATATCAAAGGAGTTGCTGGAAGCCTAGCAACACTAGTGAACTGGTTCTGTGCATGGGCAGTTTCCTTCACCTTCAACTTCCTCATGTCCTGGAGCTCCTATg GTACATTTATTCTTTATGCTGCGATCAATGCGATGACCATAGCGTTTGTGGCATTGCTGGTGCcagaaacaaaaggaagaacCCTGGAACAAATTCAAGCAGCCATACGTTGA
- the LOC118041403 gene encoding probable indole-3-acetic acid-amido synthetase GH3.6 encodes MMTYDELDRNLEDVTKNAAHHQLQTLHSILQHQASVGYLQPYLSACHAPVDAATFRSQVPLSSYDDYFHLINQLANGDIDHHQPLLSADPLLCFFYSSGTSTMKPKLIPYFDSALSRAASYNAHQGSAAIFRKLVPPRPEVNKILWFLYADDATTTRGGFKVMAASTYPLQGNKSRSNWSQTLPCISPREVVFGTNIEQQMYCHLLCALRSFDIIDGIRAAYAAGLIRAFSLLESKWEKLCDDLESGFPSLEIAEAAMKESVVEFLGGPQVDLSRRIREICAESNWGGILSKLWPNVRYVKSVTTGSMKQYYSKLKYYAGDLMILGGDYFASECCLGINLDIQQPPESTRFVMLPTAAYFEFLPFDLNESSVVGEETVDFSGVKVGKMYEVAVTTYRGLYRYRLGDIVRVVGFHNSSPLVEFVMRAPKTGYEIITEKDLMSAMESFQHSMAAEVVEFASFSDFELSPKQLKVFIEFREGCDFLQEEKLQGSVEALQRCCSSLENGLGEIYKVQKDRGEIGPLLVSVVRSGSFDGILQMAIKNGAPAGQYKPPKIIRNREIVGFMEESAVLTINLDSFHG; translated from the exons ATGATGACATACGATGAACTTGATCGGAACCTTGAGGACGTGACCAAGAACGCCGCACATCACCAGCTCCAGACCCTCCACTCCATCCTCCAACACCAAGCTAGCGTTGGCTATCTTCAGCCTTACCTCTCTGCCTGTCATGCCCCCGTCGATGCCGCTACTTTTCGAAGCCAGGTCCCTTTGTCTTCCTACGATGACTATTTTCATCTCATCAATCAATTGGCCAATGGAGACATTGATCACCACCAGCCCCTCCTCTCCGCAGATCCTCTCCTTTGTTTCTTCTACAG cTCTGGCACTAGTACAATGAAGCCCAAGTTGATCCCTTACTTTGATTCAGCTCTATCAAGAGCTGCCTCTTATAATGCTCATCAAGGCAGCGCTGCGATTTTTCGAAA GTTAGTTCCACCACGACCTGAAGTGAATAAAATCCTTTGGTTTCTATACGCGGACGATGCTACAACTACAAGAGGTGGGTTCAAGGTTATGGCTGCCTCTACATACCCTTTGCAAGGGAATAAGAGTAGAAGCAATTGGTCTCAAACTCTTCCTTGTATTAGTCCTCGTGAGGTTGTTTTTGGTACAAATATTGAGCAACAAATGTATTGCCATCTGCTCTGTGCACTTAGGAGCTTTGATATAATTGATGGGATTCGTGCTGCGTATGCGGCAGGCTTGATTAGAGCATTTTCACTGCTGGAATCCAAGTGGGAGAAACTCTGTGATGATCTCGAAAGTGGGTTTCCTAGTTTGGAAATTGCTGAAGCGGCAATGAAGGAATCTGTTGTTGAATTTCTTGGTGGACCTCAAGTGGATTTGTCGAGGAGAATTCGAGAAATTTGTGCAGAAAGCAATTGGGGTGGGATTCTGTCTAAATTGTGGCCTAATGTTCGCTATGTTAAGTCTGTTACAACTGGAAGCATGAAGCAGTATTATTCCAAACTCAAGTACTATGCGGGGGATCTAATGATTTTAGGTGGAGATTATTTTGCATCAGAATGTTGCCTGGGTATTAACTTGGATATCCAGCAACCTCCAGAGTCAACCCGATTTGTTATGCTTCCAACCGCAGCCTATTTTGAATTTCTCCCCTTTGATTTGAATGAGAGCAGTGTTGTTGGTGAAGAAACTGTGGATTTTTCAGGTGTCAAGGTAGGGAAGATGTATGAGGTGGCTGTGACCACTTACAGAGGATTGTATCGATACCGTTTGGGTGACATTGTAAGAGTTGTTGGTTTTCATAATTCATCTCCACTGGTAGAGTTCGTGATGAGAGCTCCTAAAACTGGTTACGAGATAATAACTGAGAAAGACTTGATGTCTGCTATGGAGAGTTTTCAGCATTCGATGGCAGCAGAAGTTGTGGAGTTCGCAAGTTTCTCAGATTTTGAGTTGAGTCCAAAGCAGTTGAAGGTGTTCATAGAATTTAGAGAGGGATGTGATTTTCTACAGGAGGAGAAGTTGCAGGGATCAGTTGAAGCTCTGCAGAGGTGCTGCTCCTCTCTTGAGAATGGTTTGGGAGAAATTTACAAGGTGCAAAAGGATAGGGGAGAGATAGGCCCTTTGTTGGTATCTGTTGTAAGGTCTGGTAGCTTTGATGGGATATTACAAATGGCCATCAAGAATGGGGCACCGGCCGGTCAATATAAACCACCAAAAATCATTAGGAATCGTGAGATTGTTGGTTTTATGGAAGAATCTGCTGTTCTGACTATAAACCTGGATTCATTTCATGGATAA